In bacterium, the following proteins share a genomic window:
- a CDS encoding phosphatase PAP2 family protein: MATILCSASYARADERSPKRDLRYDLRLDLAATSIATAGWILTSALQDEMAPAGCRWCSVDSFDSWGHDNIKWSSIKTADYASHALAYGLAPALAFGLDALAANADDAIDGFWVDALVIAEAAAISSFATQIVQISAGRQRPYAHYGTGGSSGPSDNTSFYSGHTSLAFSLAVASGTVASMRGYTMAPWIWGAGLAVAATTGYLRLAADKHYMTDVIAGAAIGSAVGFALPYLFHRPKESGSDKLLLTATPSSGGGMLAVSGRW; encoded by the coding sequence ATGGCGACGATCCTCTGCTCGGCTTCGTACGCCCGTGCGGATGAGCGTTCGCCAAAGCGCGATCTGCGCTACGACCTGAGGCTCGACCTCGCCGCCACCTCGATCGCCACCGCAGGCTGGATACTGACCAGTGCGCTCCAGGACGAGATGGCGCCCGCAGGCTGCAGGTGGTGTTCGGTGGACTCGTTCGACAGCTGGGGGCATGACAACATAAAGTGGTCTAGCATCAAGACGGCCGATTACGCGAGCCACGCGTTGGCCTACGGGCTCGCGCCCGCCCTGGCCTTCGGCCTGGACGCCCTGGCGGCGAATGCGGACGATGCGATCGACGGATTCTGGGTCGACGCGCTCGTCATAGCCGAGGCCGCCGCGATCTCCTCGTTCGCCACGCAGATCGTGCAGATATCCGCAGGCCGCCAGAGGCCGTACGCACACTACGGGACAGGGGGCTCGAGCGGCCCCTCCGACAACACGTCGTTCTACTCCGGCCACACCAGCCTCGCGTTCTCGCTCGCCGTGGCGAGCGGGACCGTGGCCAGCATGCGCGGCTACACCATGGCGCCGTGGATCTGGGGCGCGGGACTCGCCGTCGCAGCGACCACGGGCTACCTGAGGCTGGCCGCGGACAAACATTACATGACCGACGTCATCGCGGGCGCGGCCATCGGCTCGGCCGTGGGGTTCGCCCTTCCCTACCTCTTCCACAGGCCGAAGGAGAGCGGCTCGGACAAACTCCTTCTCACCGCGACCCCCTCGTCGGGCGGAGGCATGCTTGCGGTGAGCGGAAGATGGTGA
- a CDS encoding SIMPL domain-containing protein (The SIMPL domain is named for its presence in mouse protein SIMPL (signalling molecule that associates with mouse pelle-like kinase). Bacterial member BP26, from Brucella, was shown to assemble into a channel-like structure, while YggE from E. coli has been associated with resistance to oxidative stress.), whose protein sequence is MNEQIQNSGRNILIAAIVAIGIIGGGFFAGNGFYRSRMADRYVTVKGLSEKDVSADLAVWNLKIAATGDELSSVQDKVEIDHAELMAFLEKSGIPKEEISARQVSVTDLMAQQYRSERAGESRFIITSSVTVRSNDVNKMRELAGRTGEIIRKGLVLADDTGPSYIFTKLNEIKPAMIAEATKNARSAAEQFAADSGSRVGKIRRAYQGVFSIEARDGSSIPSDGYMGDANSRAIDKKVRVVSTVDYYLAN, encoded by the coding sequence ATGAACGAACAAATACAAAATTCAGGGCGCAACATCCTCATCGCCGCCATCGTCGCCATAGGGATCATCGGCGGCGGATTTTTCGCGGGCAACGGCTTCTACAGGAGCCGCATGGCCGACCGCTACGTCACGGTCAAGGGGCTCTCGGAAAAAGACGTGAGCGCCGACCTCGCGGTCTGGAATCTCAAGATCGCGGCGACCGGGGACGAGCTGTCGTCGGTCCAGGACAAGGTCGAGATCGACCACGCCGAGCTCATGGCATTCCTCGAGAAGAGCGGAATTCCCAAGGAGGAGATCAGCGCAAGGCAGGTGAGCGTCACCGACCTCATGGCCCAGCAATACAGATCGGAGCGCGCAGGCGAGAGCCGCTTCATCATCACCTCTTCGGTCACGGTGCGCTCGAACGACGTGAACAAGATGAGGGAGCTCGCGGGCCGCACGGGCGAGATCATAAGAAAAGGGCTGGTGCTGGCCGACGACACGGGCCCATCCTACATCTTCACCAAGCTCAACGAGATCAAACCGGCGATGATCGCCGAGGCCACGAAGAACGCGCGCAGCGCGGCCGAGCAATTCGCAGCGGATTCGGGCAGCAGGGTCGGCAAGATCCGCCGCGCCTACCAGGGCGTCTTCTCCATCGAGGCGCGCGACGGATCGTCAATCCCATCGGACGGCTACATGGGGGACGCCAACTCGCGCGCGATCGACAAGAAGGTCCGCGTGGTCTCCACCGTGGATTATTATCTGGCGAACTGA